From the Paenibacillus sp. FSL H8-0548 genome, one window contains:
- a CDS encoding MBL fold metallo-hydrolase — MGMRFTVLGSGSTGNATIVQGNEKTVIVDAGMSAKKLDELMRERGISGHELDALFVTHEHSDHIKGLGAFARRYDLPIYANEATWAAMERHVGTIAAEKRVFMETGEEIACGSMLVQSFPISHDAAEPVGYCFAEDGEKLSLATDLGYVSEKVKRQIIDSDVLVLEANHDTEMLRMGRYPWNTKRRILSDVGHLSNVAAGEALLELMTDRTKRVYLAHLSLDHNLMDLAMLTVNSILEDHGIFYKKEEHPLRATYHDRPTAWDEVKRK, encoded by the coding sequence ATGGGAATGCGATTTACGGTACTTGGGAGCGGCTCGACCGGCAATGCGACGATCGTGCAAGGAAATGAGAAGACGGTCATTGTTGATGCAGGAATGAGCGCGAAGAAGCTGGATGAGCTTATGCGGGAACGAGGGATATCCGGCCATGAATTGGACGCATTGTTTGTTACACATGAGCATTCCGATCATATAAAGGGCTTGGGTGCATTTGCCCGCAGATATGATTTGCCTATTTACGCGAATGAGGCGACATGGGCTGCAATGGAGAGGCATGTGGGCACGATTGCGGCAGAGAAAAGAGTATTTATGGAAACAGGCGAAGAGATTGCCTGCGGTTCGATGCTAGTACAATCGTTTCCGATTTCGCATGACGCAGCTGAGCCGGTAGGCTATTGTTTTGCAGAAGACGGTGAAAAGCTGAGCCTGGCTACGGACCTAGGCTACGTTAGTGAAAAGGTAAAGCGTCAGATCATCGATTCGGATGTACTGGTGCTGGAAGCCAATCATGATACTGAGATGCTGCGGATGGGCCGTTACCCCTGGAATACGAAGCGTCGTATTCTGAGTGATGTCGGCCATTTATCAAATGTGGCAGCAGGCGAGGCACTGCTGGAGCTCATGACAGATCGAACCAAACGTGTCTATTTGGCTCACTTGAGCCTTGATCATAACTTAATGGATTTAGCGATGCTGACGGTGAATTCTATATTAGAGGATCACGGAATATTTTATAAGAAGGAAGAGCATCCCTTGCGGGCAACGTATCACGACAGGCCTACTGCATGGGATGAAGTGAAACGGAAATAA
- the yycI gene encoding two-component system regulatory protein YycI yields MDWGRAKNVLIISFLLLNVLLGYQLWLDIREQLNMNVNSAELPQDKVVLMQQKRIALEANLPLETPELGDLKYVLHSDSRKNAEPIILDKPVDSTIIYSKTQLLKTLGSHIPELDQYAFDLLNSSVDKFILYRVVEGRPMFDVKLTLYISNQKITSFLQDRVELLDMSEAKPVLPAAKVVASLIETYLPDGAIISDIQLGYKGQIFDSEKQVSAPSWRVMLESGDLFYVHAISGEVATDEEQEEAAANGLH; encoded by the coding sequence GTGGATTGGGGACGAGCGAAAAACGTGCTTATTATTTCGTTTTTACTGCTCAATGTGCTGCTGGGCTATCAGCTTTGGCTCGATATTAGAGAGCAGCTGAATATGAATGTGAATTCGGCAGAGCTGCCGCAGGATAAGGTGGTGCTTATGCAGCAGAAGCGTATTGCGTTAGAAGCCAATCTGCCGCTGGAAACGCCAGAGCTAGGGGATCTAAAGTATGTGCTTCATTCAGACAGCCGCAAAAATGCGGAGCCGATTATTTTGGACAAACCGGTAGACAGTACCATTATTTATTCGAAGACACAATTGCTAAAGACGCTTGGGAGTCATATTCCTGAGCTCGATCAGTATGCTTTTGATCTGTTGAACAGCAGTGTGGACAAGTTCATCCTATATCGAGTCGTTGAAGGACGACCCATGTTCGATGTGAAGCTAACGCTGTACATCAGTAATCAAAAAATAACCTCCTTCCTGCAGGATCGTGTGGAGCTGCTTGATATGAGCGAAGCGAAGCCGGTGCTGCCAGCTGCGAAGGTAGTGGCTAGTTTAATTGAAACCTATTTGCCGGATGGAGCAATCATCTCTGATATTCAGCTTGGCTATAAGGGCCAAATCTTCGATTCTGAGAAGCAGGTGTCTGCGCCGTCATGGCGGGTCATGCTGGAGAGCGGAGACCTGTTTTATGTGCATGCCATTAGCGGCGAGGTTGCAACGGATGAGGAGCAAGAGGAAGCTGCAGCGAACGGTTTACATTAA
- the yycH gene encoding two-component system activity regulator YycH, translated as MKEKIKTTVLIGLVVISLLQSYLLAYSMPGLGVTVRSDQDYVITEPIGTAKSVESVIFPEELFIHLGGNKHTVIYPGTQFYEMILNQRIQGREFKGFQRSPADVLNWESIRKNDIGIELRFNNGIPVELLQKLLKLEGDLLFLNETIDRIWIFKTTGTEEIRTFFFSIDGKMVYESVRADLTVRDVQDYVGFGQFQPMYTMTADGLYIPDGPIQSTEMIFPYETYSPDLMQRSLFFDPSTTNSLEHRSGSQIYTDGKRGLQVEQNGKWISYTDPSAPQIAENLLSDNVYKSVDFVNQNGGWDGVHRFVNVAPGGEGKYIRFKQYVEQYPVIETPPFRYGYMNLTLQQGVVTEYSRSLITLGAQTEARNVRWLPGGESLQQSLKNYGKRSEVEHLFPAMQALPIDDSQLRFTPVWAVRLTDGTEEILVDAYPNGYEPPEDFVETAEDELGEDQESADEKDIAAALYGGAAVNSVGGLNPLRTSDIGQVR; from the coding sequence ATGAAGGAGAAAATAAAAACAACAGTGCTTATTGGACTCGTTGTCATTAGCCTTCTCCAAAGCTATCTGCTTGCCTATAGCATGCCTGGTCTTGGTGTAACGGTAAGAAGTGATCAGGATTATGTGATTACAGAGCCGATAGGAACAGCAAAGAGCGTGGAGAGTGTTATTTTTCCCGAGGAGCTATTCATACATTTGGGCGGCAATAAGCATACGGTTATCTATCCAGGTACGCAGTTCTACGAGATGATTCTTAATCAGCGTATTCAAGGCAGGGAATTTAAAGGATTCCAGCGGAGCCCGGCCGATGTGCTGAACTGGGAAAGTATTCGCAAGAATGATATCGGGATCGAGCTGAGGTTTAACAATGGCATTCCTGTTGAGCTGCTGCAAAAGCTGCTTAAGCTGGAGGGAGATCTGCTGTTTCTTAACGAAACGATTGATCGGATTTGGATTTTTAAGACGACGGGGACAGAGGAAATTCGAACCTTCTTCTTCAGTATAGACGGCAAGATGGTTTATGAGTCCGTTCGTGCAGACTTAACGGTCCGTGATGTACAGGATTATGTTGGATTTGGACAATTCCAGCCAATGTATACGATGACTGCAGATGGGCTTTATATTCCGGATGGGCCAATTCAGTCAACCGAGATGATATTTCCGTATGAGACCTATTCGCCTGACTTGATGCAAAGAAGCTTGTTCTTCGATCCAAGCACAACGAATTCACTGGAGCACCGAAGCGGGTCACAGATTTACACGGACGGAAAGCGCGGCTTACAAGTAGAGCAGAACGGAAAATGGATTAGCTACACCGATCCAAGTGCGCCGCAAATTGCCGAAAATCTGCTTAGCGATAACGTTTATAAGTCTGTGGACTTCGTTAATCAGAACGGCGGGTGGGACGGAGTACATCGGTTTGTAAATGTTGCGCCAGGAGGCGAAGGGAAATATATTCGCTTTAAACAGTATGTAGAGCAGTATCCAGTCATTGAGACACCGCCTTTTCGTTATGGTTATATGAATCTGACGCTTCAGCAAGGCGTCGTTACTGAATATTCAAGATCACTAATTACGCTCGGCGCACAAACGGAAGCGCGCAATGTAAGATGGCTGCCCGGCGGCGAGTCGCTGCAGCAAAGCCTCAAAAACTATGGCAAGCGCAGTGAAGTAGAGCATCTTTTCCCAGCCATGCAAGCATTGCCGATAGATGATAGTCAGCTTCGGTTTACGCCCGTATGGGCGGTTCGTTTGACGGATGGAACAGAAGAAATTCTAGTGGATGCGTACCCTAATGGCTATGAACCGCCGGAGGACTTTGTCGAGACCGCAGAGGATGAGCTGGGGGAGGATCAGGAGAGCGCTGATGAGAAGGATATAGCTGCAGCTTTATACGGAGGAGCAGCTGTGAATTCTGTTGGCGGCCTGAATCCACTGAGAACCAGTGATATTGGCCAAGTACGTTAG
- the walK gene encoding cell wall metabolism sensor histidine kinase WalK, with product MKGKSFFRTIQVKLVIIYLLLILVAMQIIGVYFISTVKHSLIDSFTKNLKEQADILSKFAAPSLAAKPDTEGDSSESTTEDLSLVVRNLFSISGAEVQVLDSNGKMVATSVQGNQSNIGKKNKSLAVSRALQNITDNEQEIIDEDNTRKKMIAQPVTVNDNKVVGVVYVVASMTELYETVNRVNQIFFSGTLIALGLTGVLGVLLAHTITSPIKGLTRQAEAVAEGKFDLQVPVLGDDEIGSLSIAFNDMTIRLKEALSVNEEENEKLASILSNMSDGVVAADENGKVIVWNRRALELLDKRTCEGFALSELFDLSEQRLGELQQGKGQTLLIERDFDEQEMDASSEGIMRATFTPIHRRDKGITGTIAVLQDVTEQEKLEQSRRQFVANVSHELRTPLTTIKSYAEALNDGALEERELSERFVGVIRNETERMIRLVTDLLHLSRLDSNQAPLRRRQTNIHDMLDEVADRFSFQLRQKSIRAAVHVEQGLESAWLDRDQIDQVLDNLFSNAIKYTLDGGTIELTAKRPADSALLAISVKDTGIGIPKKDLNRIFDRFYRVDKARSRNMGGTGLGLSIAREIVKAHSGTISLDSELNEGTTVTFTLPLLGEGGELA from the coding sequence ATGAAGGGCAAGAGTTTTTTTCGCACGATTCAAGTTAAGCTGGTCATTATTTATTTGCTGCTTATTCTAGTTGCAATGCAAATTATCGGCGTTTATTTTATAAGCACGGTCAAGCATTCGTTAATTGACAGCTTCACGAAAAACCTGAAGGAGCAGGCAGATATTTTGTCCAAGTTTGCGGCTCCCAGTCTAGCGGCAAAGCCTGACACTGAGGGGGATTCTTCGGAGAGCACGACGGAGGATCTAAGCCTAGTGGTTCGTAATCTATTCAGCATAAGCGGTGCTGAGGTTCAGGTGCTGGACTCGAACGGCAAGATGGTTGCCACCTCCGTGCAGGGCAATCAATCGAATATCGGGAAGAAGAATAAGTCGCTTGCCGTGAGCAGGGCGCTTCAAAATATTACTGACAATGAACAGGAAATTATAGATGAAGACAATACGCGCAAGAAGATGATTGCGCAGCCGGTGACAGTGAACGACAACAAGGTAGTTGGGGTAGTGTATGTCGTAGCTTCGATGACGGAGCTGTATGAGACGGTAAACCGAGTTAACCAAATCTTTTTCTCGGGAACTCTGATCGCCCTTGGACTTACTGGTGTGCTTGGCGTATTGCTCGCCCATACGATTACAAGTCCTATAAAAGGTTTAACGAGGCAAGCGGAGGCGGTTGCGGAAGGAAAGTTTGATCTGCAGGTGCCGGTGCTTGGCGATGATGAAATCGGCAGCTTGAGTATAGCCTTTAATGATATGACCATTCGGTTAAAGGAGGCGCTATCGGTCAATGAGGAGGAGAATGAGAAGCTTGCTTCTATCCTCTCCAATATGAGTGACGGCGTAGTGGCAGCCGACGAGAACGGCAAGGTCATTGTCTGGAACCGCAGAGCGCTTGAGCTGCTGGACAAGCGGACCTGTGAGGGCTTTGCTTTATCGGAGCTGTTTGATCTTTCGGAGCAGCGGCTGGGGGAGCTTCAGCAGGGCAAGGGCCAGACTCTTCTCATTGAGCGGGATTTCGATGAGCAGGAGATGGATGCAAGCAGCGAGGGGATCATGCGCGCGACCTTCACGCCTATTCATCGCCGAGATAAGGGGATTACGGGAACGATTGCGGTACTGCAGGATGTAACTGAGCAGGAGAAGCTGGAGCAGTCGCGTCGTCAATTCGTCGCTAACGTCTCGCATGAGCTGCGAACACCGCTAACAACGATTAAGAGCTATGCTGAGGCGCTTAATGACGGAGCGCTTGAGGAGCGGGAGTTGTCTGAGCGGTTTGTTGGTGTTATTCGCAATGAGACGGAGCGGATGATCAGGCTCGTTACCGATCTTCTGCATCTATCGCGTCTGGATTCGAATCAGGCGCCGCTTCGCAGGCGGCAAACGAATATACACGATATGCTTGACGAGGTAGCCGACCGCTTCTCATTCCAGCTTAGACAGAAGTCTATTCGAGCAGCGGTCCACGTCGAGCAAGGACTGGAATCTGCTTGGCTGGATCGTGATCAAATTGATCAGGTACTGGATAATTTATTCTCGAACGCAATCAAATACACGCTGGACGGTGGAACGATTGAATTAACGGCAAAGAGGCCGGCCGATTCGGCATTGCTTGCCATTAGCGTGAAGGATACAGGGATTGGCATTCCTAAAAAGGACCTTAACCGAATTTTTGATCGCTTCTATCGTGTGGACAAAGCTCGCTCACGCAATATGGGCGGTACGGGTCTTGGACTTTCGATTGCCCGGGAAATTGTTAAGGCGCATAGCGGTACAATCTCCTTAGATTCCGAGCTAAATGAAGGCACGACAGTTACATTTACTCTTCCGCTGCTGGGTGAAGGGGGCGAGCTTGCATGA
- the yycF gene encoding response regulator YycF: MHGKILVVDDEQPIADIIKFNLEKEGHEVICAFDGGEAVRLAFEEKPDLILLDLMLPVKDGMDVCREVRAKLQMPIIMLTAKDTEIDKVLGLELGADDYVTKPFSTRELLARVKAHLRRQQKTSEMNGENQAGTTEGPAAQEQQGFKLFNLFIDTDMYVVYKDGEPLDLTHREYELVHYMARNSGKVMTREHLLQAVWGFEYFGDVRTVDVTIRRLREKIEDDPSRPEYIMTRRGLGYMMRSSKNGSFGAG, encoded by the coding sequence ATGCACGGAAAAATATTAGTGGTCGATGACGAACAACCGATTGCAGATATTATAAAGTTTAATTTGGAGAAGGAAGGGCATGAGGTTATATGTGCCTTCGATGGCGGCGAGGCGGTTCGGCTCGCTTTTGAGGAGAAGCCCGATCTTATTTTGCTGGATCTGATGCTGCCTGTAAAGGATGGCATGGATGTATGCCGTGAGGTTAGAGCTAAGCTGCAGATGCCTATTATTATGCTCACTGCAAAGGATACAGAAATTGATAAGGTGCTTGGTCTTGAGCTTGGAGCAGACGATTATGTAACAAAGCCATTTAGTACGCGCGAGCTGCTGGCAAGGGTGAAGGCTCATTTGCGCAGACAGCAGAAAACTTCAGAAATGAACGGTGAAAACCAAGCGGGCACGACTGAAGGGCCTGCAGCGCAAGAGCAGCAGGGCTTTAAGCTGTTTAACTTGTTTATTGATACAGACATGTATGTGGTTTACAAGGATGGCGAGCCGCTGGATCTGACTCATCGTGAGTATGAGCTCGTTCATTATATGGCCCGCAACAGCGGCAAGGTGATGACGCGCGAGCATTTGCTGCAAGCGGTATGGGGCTTCGAATATTTTGGGGATGTGCGTACCGTTGATGTGACCATTCGCAGATTGCGTGAGAAAATCGAGGATGATCCAAGCCGACCTGAATATATTATGACCCGCCGGGGACTTGGCTATATGATGAGAAGCTCCAAAAACGGGAGCTTTGGTGCAGGATGA
- a CDS encoding M23 family metallopeptidase, producing MTVFKDKGRIQKVWDRTIQYFQRNRTQHLNDKTQQQAESSKAQTPFWRKKPVQLTSGALVLLTVAGFSGIQYVQANTVEFYNVYINGTAIGTISNPDEVEQLVLLETEEVQKANPDLNVVLDTGEITYEPESAFKGKPETDATLDKLEGMFTSHAVGVELIVDGAVVGIVKDQQTADDILLRVQSKFAPELAAKMKSAKEVRSLSYNANEEEASKVSKNPGREVTEVEFIETVMTETIDTDPEQIMEAEAIYKLLIQGSIQPIEYTVQAGDCVGCIAMKFDISPEVIYKNNPWIKDDKITIGDVLDLTVLQPELTVKTTETLVEIETIEPPVEIKKNETMRVGESKTISEGTSGSKRMTYQIVKQNGYVVSEELISKEVITEATPKIVERGTKVVLGEGSGRFAMPVSNARLTSKFGQRWGRMHNGVDYTGNKNIMASDTGVVEFVGTKPGLGKTIIIDHKNGYKTVYGHLSSYKITKGKIVEKGDIIGIMGSTGNSTGVHLHFEVHKNGVLQNPLKYL from the coding sequence ATGACCGTTTTCAAGGACAAGGGTCGGATCCAGAAAGTATGGGATCGAACGATTCAATATTTTCAACGCAACCGAACGCAGCACTTGAATGACAAGACACAGCAACAAGCCGAAAGCAGTAAGGCACAAACGCCATTTTGGCGAAAGAAGCCAGTTCAGCTAACGAGCGGGGCGCTAGTACTCCTCACAGTAGCCGGATTTAGCGGCATCCAATATGTCCAAGCTAACACAGTCGAGTTTTATAACGTATATATAAATGGAACAGCCATTGGAACGATAAGCAATCCGGATGAGGTAGAGCAGCTGGTTCTGCTAGAAACTGAAGAAGTACAGAAGGCTAATCCAGATCTCAATGTGGTACTTGATACAGGAGAGATTACATACGAGCCGGAGAGCGCTTTCAAAGGGAAGCCTGAAACGGATGCAACGCTGGACAAGCTTGAGGGCATGTTCACTTCGCATGCGGTTGGCGTAGAACTGATCGTTGACGGGGCAGTGGTCGGAATTGTAAAGGACCAGCAGACGGCAGACGATATTTTGCTGCGCGTACAAAGCAAGTTTGCGCCTGAGCTTGCTGCAAAGATGAAAAGCGCAAAAGAAGTAAGGTCGTTATCCTATAATGCGAACGAGGAAGAAGCAAGCAAGGTATCTAAGAATCCTGGTCGTGAGGTTACAGAGGTCGAGTTTATTGAGACTGTTATGACAGAGACGATTGATACCGATCCAGAGCAAATTATGGAAGCAGAGGCTATTTATAAGCTGCTCATACAAGGTAGTATTCAGCCAATTGAATATACAGTACAAGCTGGCGATTGTGTCGGTTGTATTGCCATGAAGTTTGATATTTCGCCGGAGGTTATTTATAAGAATAACCCATGGATTAAAGATGATAAGATTACGATTGGCGATGTGCTTGATTTAACGGTGCTGCAGCCAGAGCTTACCGTGAAAACAACCGAAACCTTGGTTGAGATCGAAACGATTGAACCGCCAGTTGAAATTAAGAAAAATGAAACGATGCGAGTCGGCGAGTCGAAAACAATTTCAGAAGGAACGTCTGGCTCTAAACGGATGACGTATCAAATCGTGAAGCAAAACGGCTATGTCGTATCCGAGGAGCTGATTTCGAAGGAAGTCATCACGGAAGCAACTCCCAAAATCGTTGAACGAGGTACAAAGGTAGTTCTAGGCGAAGGCTCAGGCCGGTTCGCGATGCCCGTATCGAACGCTAGATTGACCAGTAAGTTCGGACAGCGCTGGGGACGCATGCATAATGGTGTCGATTATACAGGAAACAAGAACATTATGGCGTCGGACACAGGTGTAGTTGAGTTTGTCGGAACGAAGCCGGGGCTTGGGAAGACGATTATTATTGACCATAAGAATGGTTATAAAACGGTTTACGGACATCTAAGCTCTTATAAAATCACTAAAGGCAAAATTGTAGAAAAAGGCGACATTATTGGTATTATGGGCAGTACAGGCAATTCCACTGGCGTTCATTTGCATTTCGAGGTGCATAAAAACGGCGTTTTGCAAAACCCGCTTAAGTACTTATAA
- a CDS encoding adenylosuccinate synthase, with amino-acid sequence MSTVVVVGTQWGDEGKGKITDYLAEGADVVARYQGGNNAGHTILIDNKKYKLTMIPSGIFNHNKTCVIGNGMVINPEALIDEINYIHENGFSTENLKISDRAHVIMPYHLILDGLEEDRKGDNKIGTTRKGIGPCYMDKAARNGIRIADLMDAEEFEARVRSVVVEKNQLIEQVYGGEHLDADTIIQAYLGYAEILRPYVTDTSVVLNNAIDAGQKVLFEGAQGVMLDIDQGTYPYVTSSNPSAGGVCIGSGVGPSKIQQVIGVAKAYTTRVGDGPFPTEQDNEIGQLIRDKGHEYGTVTGRPRRVGWFDTVVVRHARRVSGITGLSLNSLDVLTGIETVKICTGYKLRGEVIDTYPASLKMVSECEAIYEEYPGWSEDISGAKTLEDLPANTLNYLNRISELTGIPIAIFSVGRNREQTNPVLPIYE; translated from the coding sequence ATGTCTACGGTTGTTGTTGTTGGTACACAGTGGGGAGACGAAGGTAAAGGCAAAATCACTGATTACTTGGCAGAGGGAGCCGACGTCGTCGCTCGTTACCAAGGGGGAAACAATGCCGGACACACGATCCTTATTGATAACAAAAAATACAAATTGACGATGATTCCATCGGGTATTTTCAATCATAATAAAACTTGCGTTATCGGCAACGGAATGGTTATTAATCCAGAAGCGCTGATCGACGAAATTAACTATATTCATGAAAATGGCTTCTCAACTGAAAACTTGAAAATTAGTGATCGCGCGCACGTCATTATGCCGTATCACCTCATTCTTGACGGTCTTGAGGAAGACCGCAAGGGCGATAACAAAATCGGCACAACGCGTAAAGGGATTGGCCCTTGCTACATGGACAAGGCGGCTCGCAACGGTATCCGTATCGCTGATTTAATGGATGCTGAGGAATTTGAAGCAAGAGTTCGCAGCGTTGTAGTTGAGAAGAACCAATTGATCGAGCAGGTTTATGGCGGAGAGCATCTTGATGCTGACACTATCATTCAAGCTTATCTGGGCTATGCAGAAATTTTGCGTCCTTATGTAACGGATACGTCTGTTGTATTGAATAACGCGATTGACGCTGGTCAGAAGGTATTGTTCGAAGGCGCTCAAGGCGTAATGCTCGATATCGACCAAGGAACTTACCCGTATGTAACGTCCTCCAACCCATCGGCTGGCGGCGTATGTATCGGTTCAGGCGTTGGTCCATCGAAAATCCAGCAGGTTATCGGCGTAGCCAAAGCGTATACTACTCGTGTAGGCGATGGTCCGTTTCCAACCGAGCAGGATAATGAAATTGGCCAGCTTATTCGTGATAAAGGCCATGAATACGGCACAGTAACCGGTCGTCCACGCCGTGTAGGCTGGTTCGATACGGTAGTGGTTCGTCATGCGCGCCGTGTTAGCGGAATTACAGGTCTTTCACTCAACTCGCTTGACGTATTGACAGGTATTGAAACGGTGAAAATTTGCACAGGCTACAAATTGCGCGGCGAGGTTATTGATACCTACCCTGCAAGCTTGAAAATGGTATCCGAGTGCGAAGCTATTTACGAGGAGTATCCAGGCTGGTCAGAGGATATCTCTGGCGCGAAAACGCTTGAGGATCTTCCGGCAAATACGTTGAACTACTTGAACCGTATCTCTGAGCTTACCGGCATTCCAATCGCGATTTTCTCGGTTGGCCGCAATCGTGAGCAAACAAATCCAGTTCTCCCGATTTACGAATAG
- the dnaB gene encoding replicative DNA helicase produces the protein MSTELMFDRVPPQNLEAEQAVIGAILLQSEALITAMERVRSEDFYSGPHRQIYEAMVEIAENNQPVDLVTLTAHLQDQHLLEEIGGVSYLAKLANSVPTAANVDYYAQIVEEKSMLRRLIRTATNIVSDGYANSEDVGVLLGDAEKKILEISNRRSGSGFISIRDVLMEVFEKVEQLYQDKGGTTGIPSGFTDLDRMTAGFQRSDLIIVAARPSVGKTAFALNVAQNVGVRARETVAIFSLEMSAAQLVQRMICAEANVDAQRMRTGHLEGDDWEKLTMAIGSLSEAQIFIDDTPGITVAEIRAKCRRLKKEKGLGMIMIDYLQLISGRGKAGENRQQEVSEISRTLKQIARELEVPVIALSQLSRGVEQRQDKRPMMSDLRESGSIEQDADIVSFLYRDDYYDKESEKKDIIEIIIAKQRNGPVGTVELVFLKKYNKFVSIDRAHQDPMQAS, from the coding sequence ATGAGTACAGAGCTGATGTTTGACCGAGTTCCACCGCAAAACTTAGAAGCTGAACAAGCTGTCATCGGGGCAATATTACTGCAATCGGAAGCTCTTATTACGGCGATGGAGCGGGTGCGCAGCGAAGACTTCTATAGTGGTCCCCATAGACAAATCTATGAAGCGATGGTCGAGATCGCAGAAAACAACCAGCCGGTTGACCTCGTGACCTTAACCGCACACCTGCAGGATCAGCATTTGCTTGAGGAAATTGGCGGCGTCAGCTATTTGGCGAAGCTTGCCAATTCGGTGCCGACGGCGGCCAATGTGGACTATTATGCACAAATCGTCGAAGAGAAATCAATGCTCAGACGCTTGATTCGAACAGCTACCAATATCGTATCGGATGGTTATGCGAATTCTGAGGACGTTGGAGTATTGCTCGGAGATGCGGAGAAAAAAATTCTCGAAATATCAAATCGCCGTTCAGGAAGCGGATTTATTTCTATCCGGGATGTATTGATGGAGGTATTCGAGAAGGTTGAGCAATTGTATCAGGATAAAGGCGGTACGACGGGCATCCCGTCTGGCTTTACAGATTTGGATCGGATGACCGCGGGTTTCCAGCGAAGCGATTTAATAATCGTTGCTGCCCGTCCTTCTGTAGGTAAAACGGCGTTCGCGCTTAACGTAGCGCAAAATGTCGGCGTCCGCGCCCGCGAGACCGTGGCCATCTTCAGTCTGGAGATGTCGGCCGCTCAGCTGGTTCAACGTATGATCTGTGCCGAAGCTAACGTTGATGCTCAGCGCATGCGTACGGGCCACCTAGAAGGCGACGACTGGGAAAAGCTAACGATGGCCATAGGTTCCTTGTCCGAAGCGCAAATCTTTATCGATGATACGCCAGGGATTACGGTAGCCGAGATTCGTGCGAAATGCCGTCGTTTAAAGAAGGAAAAAGGCCTTGGCATGATTATGATCGATTATTTGCAACTGATCTCCGGTCGCGGTAAAGCAGGCGAGAATAGGCAGCAGGAGGTATCTGAAATTTCACGTACCTTGAAGCAAATTGCACGTGAGCTAGAAGTTCCTGTTATCGCGCTCTCGCAGCTTAGTCGGGGCGTTGAGCAGCGTCAGGACAAGCGTCCAATGATGTCTGATCTCCGGGAATCGGGTTCGATCGAGCAAGATGCTGATATCGTATCCTTTCTTTACCGGGATGATTATTACGATAAAGAGTCGGAGAAGAAGGATATTATCGAAATTATTATCGCTAAGCAGCGGAATGGGCCAGTCGGTACGGTAGAGCTGGTTTTCCTCAAAAAATACAATAAATTCGTAAGTATCGATCGAGCACATCAAGATCCGATGCAAGCGTCATGA
- the rplI gene encoding 50S ribosomal protein L9: protein MKVIFLQDVKGQGKKGQVKDLSEGYVRNFLLPQGLAKLASDGNLKTLEVQNASEQKRKEKEKIDAQALGKKLEEMTVVIKTRAGEGGRLFGAITSKQIGEALAAQGIKVDKRKIELDDPIRTLGVTQVIIKIHPEVKAKVNVQAVEE from the coding sequence ATGAAAGTAATCTTTTTGCAGGATGTTAAAGGACAAGGGAAAAAAGGGCAAGTGAAGGATCTTTCCGAAGGATATGTACGTAATTTTCTATTGCCGCAAGGACTAGCGAAGCTGGCTTCAGACGGTAACCTTAAGACGCTTGAGGTTCAGAATGCTTCTGAGCAAAAGCGTAAGGAAAAAGAAAAAATAGATGCGCAAGCACTTGGCAAGAAGCTGGAAGAAATGACAGTCGTCATCAAAACAAGAGCTGGCGAGGGCGGAAGATTGTTTGGTGCTATTACGAGCAAGCAAATCGGTGAAGCGCTGGCAGCGCAAGGCATTAAGGTCGACAAGCGTAAGATCGAGCTTGACGATCCGATCCGGACGCTAGGCGTTACACAGGTGATCATAAAGATTCATCCTGAAGTGAAAGCAAAGGTAAACGTTCAAGCAGTCGAGGAATAG